Proteins encoded together in one Candidatus Sulfotelmatobacter sp. window:
- the dapF gene encoding diaminopimelate epimerase, with product MNATVRTIPFVKASACGNDFLLIDGALAPEDIGAFTKRICDRHEGVGADGVEWMVPHFTADVEIRLINADGSPAEISGNGTRCVAAYVCAQLSKERISILTGAGLKICALTARRDSEYEFEVEMGEAVVANELVLKFDSGEVRGGPQREVRGLPVSMGNPHYVVFVREFAANWPAHAAEIQRQPHFQQGVNVEFVAVDGNHDVRSRFFERGVGETRSSGTGSCAAAVAAMATARADSPVKVHAPGGTQTVRTMGSKVFLRGPARLVCRGEFFLN from the coding sequence GTGAACGCGACCGTCCGCACGATTCCATTTGTAAAAGCCTCCGCCTGCGGCAACGATTTCCTGCTGATCGATGGCGCGCTGGCGCCGGAAGATATTGGCGCTTTCACGAAACGCATTTGTGACCGCCATGAAGGCGTGGGCGCCGACGGGGTCGAGTGGATGGTTCCTCACTTTACTGCCGATGTGGAGATCCGCCTGATCAACGCCGACGGATCGCCCGCCGAGATTTCCGGCAACGGAACGCGCTGCGTGGCGGCCTATGTGTGCGCACAACTGAGCAAGGAACGCATTTCGATCCTGACCGGAGCGGGACTGAAGATCTGCGCGCTGACCGCTCGGCGAGATTCTGAATACGAATTTGAAGTCGAGATGGGCGAGGCCGTGGTAGCGAATGAACTCGTTCTTAAATTCGATAGCGGCGAGGTGCGGGGGGGGCCGCAACGAGAAGTCCGCGGCCTCCCAGTATCGATGGGCAATCCGCATTACGTAGTTTTCGTTCGCGAGTTCGCGGCGAATTGGCCGGCGCATGCCGCGGAAATCCAGCGGCAGCCGCACTTCCAGCAGGGGGTGAATGTCGAATTTGTCGCCGTCGATGGCAATCATGACGTGAGATCTCGCTTCTTCGAGCGAGGCGTCGGCGAAACCCGATCCTCCGGCACCGGTTCGTGCGCGGCGGCAGTCGCGGCCATGGCAACCGCACGAGCCGACTCGCCAGTCAAAGTGCACGCCCCCGGCGGCACGCAAACCGTACGCACCATGGGGAGTAAAGTGTTCTTGCGCGGCCCGGCCCGGCTCGTGTGCCGAGGCGAATTCTTTTTGAACTGA
- a CDS encoding MgtC/SapB family protein, giving the protein MNWQDLIGRLHSEMASGMVESSLTRLILAAILGGLIGLEREFKHRAAGLRTNMFICFGAAMFTLLSQRLAGMPSDAARIAAQIIPGIGFIGAGSILHTRGLTTGLTTASTLFVVAAVGMAAGGGLYLTAIFATGLALLALFSLGHLEETFNIKLLQTSYEVTGATVDEISNEVNRILETHHRMMQNVLTGNTPQHVRLQFDVDGCNREQKLLFQQLKASTVLLGVTFLGRVDHE; this is encoded by the coding sequence ATGAACTGGCAAGACTTGATCGGCCGATTGCACAGTGAGATGGCCAGCGGCATGGTCGAAAGCTCGCTGACGCGGCTCATTTTGGCTGCAATTCTCGGCGGCCTCATCGGCCTGGAACGCGAGTTCAAGCATCGCGCCGCGGGCTTGCGTACCAACATGTTCATCTGTTTCGGCGCAGCCATGTTTACGCTTCTGTCGCAAAGATTGGCGGGCATGCCGTCCGATGCGGCGCGCATCGCCGCCCAGATCATTCCCGGCATCGGCTTCATCGGCGCCGGTTCCATTCTCCACACTCGCGGACTCACTACCGGACTCACTACCGCCTCCACGTTGTTCGTGGTCGCCGCAGTCGGAATGGCTGCCGGCGGTGGCCTCTATCTCACCGCCATATTCGCCACCGGCCTCGCCCTGCTGGCGCTTTTTTCCCTTGGCCATCTCGAAGAAACTTTCAATATCAAGTTATTGCAGACAAGCTATGAGGTAACGGGCGCGACGGTCGACGAGATCAGCAATGAGGTCAATCGCATACTTGAAACTCACCACCGCATGATGCAGAACGTGCTCACCGGCAACACCCCCCAGCATGTCCGCCTCCAGTTTGATGTTGACGGTTGTAACCGCGAGCAAAAACTATTATTTCAGCAACTCAAAGCTTCGACGGTACTGCTGGGTGTGACCTTTCTCGGCCGGGTGGATCACGAGTGA
- a CDS encoding PfkB family carbohydrate kinase — MSILVVGSVAFDDVSSPSGAVKNILGGAATYFALAASYFTKVRVVAVVGEDFGPEHEQVFHQHGIDIGGLERAKGKTFRWGGTYTENLNEAKTTFTDLNVFETFQPRIPEQYEDTGFLFLANIQPTLQADVRRKMNGVRLTGCDTMNYWIKGALAELKETLKLVNVLLINDTEAKMLAGETNLPRAANKVLAMGPQALVIKHGEYGATIFFRDGAFGIGHHAFRAPALPIEEVKDPTGAGDSFAGGFMGYLASQEELNREVLKRALFYGGVMGSFAVERFGTERLQSLTREEIDARFGVFRDLTHLE; from the coding sequence ATGAGCATTCTCGTAGTCGGTTCGGTTGCTTTCGATGATGTCTCGTCGCCCTCGGGCGCTGTCAAGAATATTCTGGGCGGCGCGGCCACGTACTTCGCGCTGGCGGCCAGTTATTTCACGAAAGTGCGCGTCGTGGCCGTCGTCGGCGAGGACTTCGGTCCCGAGCACGAGCAGGTATTCCATCAGCACGGCATCGATATCGGCGGCCTGGAACGGGCCAAGGGCAAGACCTTCCGCTGGGGAGGGACCTATACCGAGAACCTCAACGAAGCCAAAACCACGTTCACCGACCTGAACGTCTTCGAGACTTTTCAGCCGCGCATCCCCGAGCAATATGAAGACACCGGATTCCTTTTTCTGGCGAATATTCAACCGACGTTGCAAGCCGACGTGCGCCGCAAGATGAATGGCGTGCGCCTGACCGGCTGCGACACCATGAATTATTGGATCAAAGGCGCGCTCGCCGAACTCAAAGAGACATTGAAACTAGTGAACGTGTTGCTGATCAACGACACTGAAGCTAAGATGCTAGCCGGCGAAACCAACCTGCCGCGCGCCGCGAATAAAGTGCTGGCCATGGGTCCGCAGGCGCTGGTTATCAAGCACGGCGAATACGGTGCGACCATTTTCTTTCGCGACGGCGCGTTCGGCATTGGCCATCACGCTTTTCGAGCGCCCGCGTTGCCGATCGAAGAGGTGAAAGATCCCACCGGCGCAGGCGATTCCTTCGCCGGCGGATTCATGGGCTATCTCGCGTCCCAAGAAGAATTGAATCGCGAAGTCCTGAAGCGCGCCCTGTTTTACGGCGGCGTCATGGGATCGTTCGCCGTCGAGCGCTTCGGCACCGAGCGCTTGCAGTCCTTGACCCGCGAGGAGATCGACGCGCGCTTTGGGGTCTTTCGGGATCTCACTCACCTGGAGTAG
- the mtnP gene encoding S-methyl-5'-thioadenosine phosphorylase encodes MAQAELGIIGGSGLYSMPGLTKVKEVRLKTPFGAPSDAYVCGALEGRKVAFLARHGRGHRILPSELNFRANIHGFKQLGVERIVSVSAVGSLKEEHRPLDFVIPDQFFDRTRHRIDTFFGGGVVAHIAFADPVCGELAAVVESACKKAGVVAKRGGTYVCMEGPQFSTRAESNVYRSMGADVIGMTNLQEAKLAREAELCYVTVAMVTDYDCWHPHHDSVTVDQIVAVLLKNAENATQVVRESVAAMPHGRSCKCASALAHAILTDPKKIPAATKKKLKLILGKYVKTSG; translated from the coding sequence TTGGCGCAGGCGGAACTCGGAATCATCGGCGGCAGCGGGCTGTACTCCATGCCTGGACTGACCAAAGTGAAGGAGGTGCGGCTGAAGACTCCGTTCGGCGCGCCTTCCGACGCCTACGTCTGCGGGGCGCTCGAAGGCCGCAAAGTCGCATTTCTCGCGCGTCACGGACGCGGACATCGCATCCTGCCGAGCGAATTAAACTTCCGCGCTAACATTCACGGTTTCAAGCAACTCGGCGTCGAGCGCATCGTTTCAGTTTCCGCAGTCGGTTCGCTAAAGGAAGAGCATCGGCCGCTCGACTTCGTCATCCCCGACCAATTCTTCGACCGCACCCGCCATCGCATCGATACTTTTTTTGGAGGCGGCGTGGTGGCGCACATCGCGTTCGCAGATCCGGTTTGCGGAGAGCTCGCGGCCGTAGTCGAGTCTGCGTGCAAAAAAGCCGGTGTGGTCGCCAAGCGCGGCGGCACTTACGTGTGCATGGAGGGCCCTCAGTTTTCCACCCGAGCCGAGTCGAACGTCTATCGCAGCATGGGCGCGGACGTGATCGGCATGACGAACTTGCAGGAGGCCAAACTCGCGCGCGAAGCCGAACTCTGTTACGTCACCGTCGCCATGGTGACCGATTACGACTGTTGGCATCCGCATCACGATTCCGTCACCGTCGATCAGATCGTCGCTGTGTTGCTGAAGAACGCTGAGAATGCGACACAAGTTGTTCGCGAGTCCGTCGCCGCCATGCCGCATGGTCGCTCGTGCAAATGCGCTTCGGCTCTGGCCCACGCGATATTGACCGATCCTAAGAAGATTCCTGCCGCAACGAAGAAAAAGTTGAAACTGATTCTGGGTAAGTACGTAAAAACAAGTGGATAG
- a CDS encoding aspartyl protease family protein, translating to MRFAAASFALFLLCTFGFAQTNPTSLLEPKSVTIPAVIDHNRVIIDVQVPLHDGSMQTVHAWVDNGNPDLYMSEHIADLVGGYSCDGQKCFASPPREVVIGGMEISFAAVKQARVPLRSHGTESVMAAGMSVEINLPSSILRHYDVLIDFPGHKFSIGAPGTIHFRGQNCKALINAENGLIQVPSQIEKKKYTLALDLGAGVSFLSDDLFDKLAAAHADWPHMTGTVGSANIWGADDETKWKLMRLDRVQFGPLFLTGVPVVAMPTTYIDFLEKPAGASDAGLLGSNALLNYRIGLDYAHSTVYFEFGRMFSFPEFDVIGLTLRPEDDGRFTILGAPEYEGQPSVPQEPDGVQAGDHLIAVDGIPVGGSTLGQVWNTLGGTPGQERKLTIERGAKQFVVAARVQHFLAELPEKEKKKKK from the coding sequence ATGAGGTTTGCAGCGGCTTCCTTCGCACTCTTCTTGCTTTGTACATTCGGTTTTGCGCAAACCAATCCCACCTCGCTGCTTGAGCCTAAGTCAGTCACGATTCCAGCTGTTATCGACCACAATCGCGTGATCATTGACGTTCAGGTTCCCTTGCATGACGGCTCTATGCAGACGGTTCATGCCTGGGTGGACAATGGCAATCCCGATCTCTATATGTCGGAGCACATTGCAGATCTTGTGGGAGGCTACAGCTGCGACGGACAGAAATGTTTCGCGTCGCCGCCGCGCGAGGTCGTAATTGGCGGGATGGAAATTTCGTTCGCCGCAGTGAAGCAAGCCCGAGTCCCGCTCAGGTCGCATGGCACGGAATCTGTCATGGCTGCGGGTATGAGCGTCGAGATCAATCTGCCGTCGAGCATTCTGCGCCACTACGATGTACTCATTGATTTTCCCGGCCACAAATTTTCGATCGGCGCTCCCGGGACGATTCATTTTCGAGGGCAGAACTGCAAAGCGTTGATCAATGCGGAGAACGGGCTGATACAGGTTCCAAGCCAGATCGAAAAAAAGAAATACACTTTGGCGCTCGACCTGGGCGCAGGCGTCAGTTTTCTTTCCGATGATCTGTTCGACAAGCTCGCCGCTGCTCACGCCGACTGGCCGCACATGACGGGTACGGTGGGTTCGGCCAACATTTGGGGCGCCGACGATGAAACGAAATGGAAATTGATGCGCCTGGATCGCGTGCAGTTTGGTCCGCTGTTTCTTACCGGAGTCCCGGTCGTCGCGATGCCCACAACGTACATCGATTTTCTCGAAAAGCCAGCGGGCGCTTCTGACGCGGGGCTGCTCGGGTCAAACGCGCTGCTCAACTATCGAATCGGCCTCGACTACGCGCACTCGACCGTTTATTTCGAGTTCGGAAGGATGTTTAGTTTTCCGGAGTTTGACGTCATTGGCCTGACGTTGCGGCCGGAGGACGATGGGCGATTCACGATACTCGGCGCACCGGAGTATGAGGGCCAGCCCTCGGTGCCGCAAGAGCCGGACGGCGTGCAGGCGGGCGATCATCTCATCGCGGTTGATGGCATTCCGGTAGGCGGGTCGACCCTGGGACAGGTATGGAACACGCTAGGAGGAACGCCAGGGCAGGAGCGCAAGTTGACGATTGAGCGCGGAGCGAAACAATTCGTGGTAGCAGCGAGAGTGCAGCACTTTCTGGCGGAGTTGCCCGAAAAGGAAAAGAAGAAAAAGAAATAG
- a CDS encoding 3-isopropylmalate dehydrogenase, producing the protein MDSKNETDQPKKKRVAVIPGDGIGQEVIPQAVRVIQASGAAVELTDFDWGADRYLRDGVTVPPDGFATLAREFDAVLVGAFGDPRVKTNIHAKEILLGMRFKMDLYANVRPVRLLDAALCPLKGIEPKDVDFVVLRENTEGVYTDAGGVFKQGTPDEIATQEDINTRKGVERIIRYAFQYCERHTKLDGSKRSKVLMCDKSNAMTHAGGLWQRVFKEVSSEYPRIAAQHMYVDALCMQMVRDPRQFDVIVTNNMFGDIITDLAAGLQGGLGLAASGNIHPGKTSMFEPVHGSAPPIAGKNMANPFGAILTAAMMLAHLGLVTEAAKIEAAMLEGIRQKKTTQDIGGSLGTKEAGEWITERVASISID; encoded by the coding sequence GTGGACTCAAAAAACGAAACCGATCAGCCTAAGAAGAAGCGGGTAGCCGTCATCCCCGGAGACGGCATTGGCCAGGAAGTGATTCCCCAGGCCGTGAGGGTCATTCAAGCCTCCGGAGCCGCCGTTGAATTGACCGACTTTGACTGGGGCGCCGACCGCTACCTCCGCGACGGGGTCACCGTGCCGCCGGACGGCTTTGCCACGCTGGCCCGCGAGTTCGATGCGGTTCTGGTGGGCGCGTTCGGCGATCCGCGGGTCAAAACCAACATCCATGCCAAGGAAATTCTGCTCGGCATGCGCTTCAAAATGGACCTCTACGCCAACGTCCGTCCGGTCCGCCTGCTCGATGCGGCGCTCTGCCCGTTGAAGGGAATCGAGCCCAAAGATGTTGACTTCGTCGTGCTGCGCGAGAATACGGAAGGCGTCTACACCGACGCGGGCGGCGTTTTCAAACAGGGAACGCCGGATGAGATCGCGACCCAGGAAGACATCAACACACGGAAGGGAGTCGAGCGTATCATCCGCTATGCGTTTCAATATTGCGAACGCCACACCAAGCTCGATGGTTCGAAGCGCAGCAAAGTTCTGATGTGCGATAAGTCGAACGCCATGACCCACGCCGGAGGCCTGTGGCAGCGCGTGTTCAAGGAAGTCAGCAGCGAATATCCTCGAATCGCGGCGCAGCACATGTACGTCGATGCCCTCTGCATGCAGATGGTGCGCGATCCGCGCCAGTTCGACGTGATCGTCACGAATAATATGTTCGGCGACATCATCACCGACCTCGCCGCGGGCTTGCAGGGCGGCCTCGGCTTGGCCGCCAGCGGCAACATTCATCCCGGCAAGACTTCGATGTTCGAGCCAGTACACGGCTCCGCCCCGCCAATCGCCGGCAAGAATATGGCGAATCCCTTCGGCGCGATTCTGACCGCGGCGATGATGCTGGCTCACTTGGGGCTGGTCACAGAGGCCGCAAAAATCGAAGCCGCGATGCTCGAAGGCATTCGCCAGAAGAAGACAACGCAGGATATCGGCGGATCGCTGGGAACGAAAGAAGCAGGCGAATGGATCACTGAAAGAGTTGCATCGATATCCATAGATTGA
- a CDS encoding folate-binding protein, with protein MGLTALQNHAEGLGAASVAEYRGATTAARFGDPQAEFGALRSRCGVYDLGFRTKISLTGDDRVRWLNGMVTNNIRDLSTDQGVYSFLLNPQGHILGDLYAYNRGDSITVDMDCSQAEKILATFDHYIIMDDVEVTNLSDRLTALGVAGPRCRAVLQAAGLNFPELQPLQLHILECDCDCGCPTCMIVRSDDASNESYEVWMAPAHVRPVWDALLKAGAVPVGSEALEMQRIVSGIPRNGVDIRERDLPQETEQARALNFNKGCYVGQEIVERIRSRGAVHRKFTGFLSDARGIAPGVKVVSGGKDVGEVTSAASIQVGDRTKTLALGYIRREIGVPGREVLIGEAKAMVVQLPLAESHLLREENSLEQRQA; from the coding sequence ATGGGGCTGACTGCACTCCAGAATCACGCGGAAGGATTAGGCGCGGCGAGCGTAGCCGAGTATCGCGGAGCAACCACTGCGGCGCGCTTCGGCGATCCGCAGGCCGAGTTCGGAGCGCTACGTAGCCGTTGTGGCGTCTACGATTTGGGGTTCCGCACCAAGATTTCGCTGACCGGCGACGACCGCGTGCGCTGGCTGAACGGTATGGTCACGAATAATATTCGCGACTTGAGCACGGACCAGGGCGTCTATTCCTTTCTGCTGAATCCGCAGGGGCACATTCTCGGAGATCTGTATGCCTATAACCGCGGAGACTCTATTACGGTTGACATGGACTGTAGCCAGGCCGAGAAAATTCTGGCGACCTTCGACCACTACATCATTATGGATGACGTTGAGGTTACGAATCTGAGTGATCGACTGACCGCGCTGGGCGTTGCCGGGCCGAGATGCCGCGCCGTATTGCAGGCTGCTGGCCTGAACTTTCCGGAATTGCAGCCGCTGCAGCTTCACATCCTAGAGTGCGATTGCGATTGCGGCTGCCCGACGTGCATGATCGTAAGAAGCGACGATGCGAGCAACGAATCCTATGAAGTATGGATGGCGCCTGCCCACGTGAGGCCAGTTTGGGATGCATTATTGAAAGCTGGAGCCGTGCCCGTCGGTTCCGAAGCGTTAGAGATGCAACGCATCGTCTCAGGAATTCCGCGCAATGGCGTGGACATTCGCGAGCGCGATCTGCCGCAGGAGACCGAGCAGGCGCGCGCCTTGAACTTCAACAAGGGATGCTACGTGGGGCAGGAGATCGTGGAGCGCATTCGCTCGCGCGGGGCCGTGCATCGCAAGTTTACGGGATTTCTCTCAGACGCACGCGGAATCGCTCCGGGAGTCAAAGTTGTCTCCGGCGGGAAGGACGTGGGAGAAGTTACGAGCGCGGCTTCGATTCAAGTTGGCGATCGAACCAAGACTTTGGCTCTCGGATACATCCGACGCGAGATTGGGGTGCCGGGGCGAGAGGTCTTGATTGGCGAGGCCAAGGCGATGGTGGTGCAGTTGCCGCTGGCAGAGAGTCATCTTTTGCGGGAAGAGAATTCGCTCGAACAGCGCCAGGCATGA
- a CDS encoding DUF1844 domain-containing protein: MAEKRQEQSGFKVTDRRLFTADGELRSEVAEEVEPPKPAPAPSPASAATAAPAENAPTPSSGDGAASLDRDMPVPPSSVEQEAQAAAYRQSSKELDSQVEMSGHSAKDFEITFERFLASLYMTSMMQLGLMRQQGGQPQVDIIGARQTIDTLSLIAEKTKGNLTPAEENFLQNSLYELRMAYVEVTNALARPPQAGPATGTGGRTGTGGR, from the coding sequence ATGGCTGAGAAGAGACAAGAACAATCTGGATTTAAAGTAACGGACCGCCGGCTGTTCACGGCGGATGGCGAATTACGCAGCGAGGTCGCGGAAGAGGTGGAACCACCCAAGCCTGCGCCTGCACCTTCGCCGGCCAGCGCGGCGACGGCGGCTCCCGCTGAAAATGCTCCCACTCCTTCGTCTGGGGATGGCGCCGCTTCGCTCGATCGCGATATGCCAGTACCCCCGAGCAGCGTAGAACAAGAGGCCCAGGCGGCGGCGTATCGGCAGTCGTCCAAAGAACTCGACTCGCAAGTCGAAATGAGCGGGCATTCCGCAAAAGATTTCGAGATCACGTTTGAGCGCTTTCTGGCTTCGCTCTATATGACCTCGATGATGCAACTGGGATTAATGCGTCAACAGGGCGGGCAGCCTCAGGTTGACATTATTGGCGCGCGCCAGACCATCGACACGCTCAGCCTGATCGCGGAAAAAACCAAAGGCAATCTCACTCCGGCGGAAGAAAATTTCCTACAGAACAGTCTCTACGAACTGCGCATGGCGTACGTCGAAGTCACCAATGCGCTCGCACGCCCGCCGCAGGCGGGGCCTGCCACCGGGACCGGAGGCAGAACCGGAACCGGAGGAAGATGA
- a CDS encoding MBL fold metallo-hydrolase yields the protein MRATLTVLGSGTSMGVPTLGCDCDVCRSRDPHDRRTRPSIMLEFEGKVVLIDTTPDFYTQAVREKITRVDAVFYTHTHADHILGIDDLRPFSYRHKPEKLPLYARPDAAAFLRRMFSYIFDADYKFGGLPLLELRPIDGPVEVFGVNFEPVVLIHGETQIYGYRFASAAYLTDHSEIPESSLHQLEGLDILFLDALRHKPHPTHSTVKNSLAIVDRLKPKRAFFTHICHDLAHEATNATLPRHVRLAHDGMKLEFEI from the coding sequence ATGAGAGCGACCCTGACCGTGCTCGGCAGTGGGACGTCAATGGGCGTGCCCACGCTGGGCTGCGACTGCGACGTTTGCCGTTCGCGCGATCCGCACGATCGCCGCACGCGGCCCTCGATCATGCTCGAGTTCGAGGGCAAGGTCGTATTAATCGATACCACTCCCGACTTTTATACGCAGGCCGTGCGCGAGAAGATTACTCGTGTCGATGCCGTGTTCTATACGCATACTCATGCCGATCACATTCTGGGCATCGACGATCTGCGCCCTTTCAGCTATCGGCACAAGCCGGAGAAATTGCCGCTTTACGCGCGGCCCGACGCGGCCGCGTTTCTGCGCCGTATGTTCAGCTACATCTTCGACGCAGACTATAAGTTTGGCGGGCTTCCCCTGCTCGAACTGCGTCCGATCGACGGCCCCGTCGAAGTGTTCGGAGTGAACTTCGAGCCGGTCGTTTTGATTCACGGCGAAACCCAGATTTACGGCTACCGTTTTGCCTCGGCCGCATATTTGACCGATCACAGCGAGATTCCGGAATCTTCGCTGCATCAACTGGAAGGTCTGGATATTTTGTTTCTCGACGCGCTGCGCCACAAGCCGCATCCCACGCACTCGACGGTGAAGAATTCTCTGGCGATTGTGGACCGGCTGAAGCCGAAGCGCGCGTTTTTCACGCACATTTGCCACGATCTTGCGCACGAAGCCACGAATGCGACGCTGCCGCGGCATGTGCGCTTGGCGCATGACGGAATGAAGTTGGAATTTGAAATCTAA
- a CDS encoding bifunctional riboflavin kinase/FAD synthetase translates to MRIFRTLDEVPADFGPTLVSVGNFDGVHRAHAHVLGEIVSRARPIGAKSVAVTFEPHPTRILRPEAELKLLTPTPEKLRLLEATGVDAVLLLPFGRDLSLMTPRQFAERILKKKLHAREVHEGFNFRFGHKASGDMNLLAEFGREMGFEVKIYPEMRLRGETVSSSQIRKLLTAGSVSRARHLLSRPFCILGTPGRGRGYGSKYTVPTINLARYEELVPQDGVYVTCTRVGKGTFDSVTNVGNRPTFGAELFAIETHLLNFHPIELLPETEVEICFLERLRDEIKFPSVDALREQIARDVKKARRYFRLLRRAIGVSSAS, encoded by the coding sequence ATGCGTATCTTCCGCACACTCGATGAAGTTCCCGCCGACTTCGGCCCAACGCTAGTCAGCGTGGGAAACTTTGACGGCGTCCATCGCGCCCACGCGCACGTGCTGGGCGAGATCGTTTCGCGTGCGCGACCAATCGGAGCCAAGTCCGTCGCGGTGACTTTCGAGCCGCATCCGACGCGAATCCTGCGGCCCGAGGCGGAATTGAAGCTGCTCACGCCGACTCCTGAAAAACTGCGACTGCTCGAAGCTACCGGCGTCGACGCCGTTCTGCTGCTTCCCTTTGGGCGCGATCTCTCGCTGATGACGCCGCGGCAGTTTGCCGAGCGGATTCTCAAGAAGAAGCTTCATGCGCGCGAAGTACACGAAGGATTTAATTTCCGCTTCGGGCACAAGGCCTCGGGAGATATGAATCTACTGGCCGAGTTCGGCCGCGAGATGGGATTTGAAGTCAAGATTTATCCTGAGATGAGATTACGCGGCGAAACCGTATCGAGCAGCCAGATTCGCAAGCTGCTCACCGCCGGGAGCGTTAGTCGAGCGCGGCATCTGTTGTCACGTCCGTTCTGCATTCTCGGCACGCCCGGACGCGGACGCGGCTATGGATCGAAATATACCGTTCCGACCATCAACCTGGCCCGCTACGAAGAACTGGTGCCGCAAGATGGCGTGTACGTCACCTGCACGCGCGTCGGCAAAGGAACGTTTGATTCGGTCACGAACGTGGGCAATCGTCCGACGTTTGGCGCGGAATTGTTCGCCATCGAAACTCACTTGCTGAATTTCCATCCCATTGAACTGCTGCCGGAGACGGAGGTGGAGATTTGTTTCCTGGAGCGACTGCGGGATGAGATTAAATTTCCATCGGTCGACGCTCTGCGGGAGCAGATTGCCCGCGACGTGAAAAAGGCTCGGCGCTATTTTCGTTTGCTAAGAAGGGCGATCGGCGTAAGCAGCGCAAGCTAA
- a CDS encoding substrate-binding domain-containing protein codes for MRVRSAIFVPAFLAACLTPCFAHHTAVVVNKENVVENVTSAHLAKIIRGEVKKWPDGKNITLVLHRDSAGEAGTLERLNKMTPAEWRSFLAAHKDSILFVDSDADVLKEVQAEPGAVGLVEVHSIDNSIKVVSVDGKLPMEFGYLPH; via the coding sequence ATGAGAGTCCGCTCCGCGATCTTCGTGCCGGCGTTTCTAGCAGCTTGCCTGACGCCCTGTTTTGCCCACCACACCGCCGTTGTGGTCAATAAAGAAAATGTGGTTGAAAATGTAACCTCTGCTCACCTCGCGAAAATTATTCGCGGCGAGGTCAAAAAGTGGCCTGACGGCAAGAACATCACCCTTGTACTCCACAGAGATTCTGCCGGAGAAGCCGGGACCCTGGAGCGGCTGAACAAAATGACACCCGCCGAATGGAGAAGCTTTCTGGCCGCACACAAAGATTCTATCTTGTTCGTTGACAGCGACGCCGATGTCCTCAAAGAGGTTCAGGCTGAGCCGGGGGCGGTGGGATTGGTTGAAGTTCACTCCATCGATAACAGCATTAAGGTTGTCAGCGTAGACGGCAAACTCCCGATGGAGTTCGGCTATCTGCCTCATTAG
- a CDS encoding DMT family transporter translates to MLNSANSSRSISHPLRGYFFIGSAAFLWGVSAVLGRAVFTGKLSLTGEAVHPINPIILSQTRTSFSLLVLLPLLVCRRGWRRIKLPTSDLIHCLVLGIVGVAASNYCYYVAIQKMSVAVAIIVQYTAPVWVLLYVVARGQQKLSLQKVAAVAVAVAGIALTIGIVNARSVSTLRLDSYGFIAALFASFSFAFYNVGGHRILARHDRWRVLVWTLTSASVFWLFVNPPWKIAATHYAAAQWAFLFAFSVISVLGPFSLYFRGLQHLEPTRAIIASCLEPVFSIVLAAALLGEVLRPIQTLGIVLVLSAILIVQLPGRGSQESVVIDPIE, encoded by the coding sequence ATCCTGAACTCCGCAAATTCCAGTCGAAGCATTTCTCATCCTCTGCGCGGATATTTCTTTATCGGCAGTGCCGCATTTCTTTGGGGAGTTTCCGCCGTGCTCGGACGCGCTGTTTTTACGGGAAAACTCTCGCTGACTGGCGAGGCTGTGCATCCGATCAACCCGATCATTCTGTCGCAAACCCGGACATCGTTCTCGCTTCTCGTATTGCTGCCTCTTCTCGTCTGTCGGCGCGGATGGCGACGCATCAAGCTGCCCACGTCCGATCTTATCCACTGCCTCGTGCTCGGCATAGTGGGCGTGGCCGCCTCTAACTATTGCTATTACGTCGCCATACAAAAGATGAGCGTCGCGGTCGCCATCATCGTGCAATACACCGCGCCGGTCTGGGTGCTGCTCTACGTGGTCGCTCGCGGCCAGCAAAAGCTTTCGCTGCAAAAAGTTGCCGCCGTGGCGGTCGCCGTTGCCGGAATCGCGTTGACCATCGGCATTGTCAACGCAAGGTCAGTGTCGACTCTTCGCCTCGACTCCTACGGTTTCATCGCCGCGCTGTTCGCGTCCTTCTCGTTCGCGTTCTACAACGTCGGCGGACACCGCATCCTCGCCCGCCACGACCGTTGGCGCGTGCTGGTCTGGACGCTGACATCGGCGTCCGTCTTCTGGCTCTTCGTCAATCCTCCGTGGAAAATCGCGGCCACGCATTACGCTGCCGCGCAGTGGGCCTTTCTGTTCGCCTTCTCGGTGATCTCGGTGCTGGGACCGTTCTCGCTCTACTTCCGCGGCCTCCAACATCTCGAACCTACGCGCGCCATCATCGCCAGCTGCCTGGAGCCAGTCTTCTCGATCGTGCTAGCCGCGGCGCTGTTAGGCGAAGTGCTACGTCCCATTCAGACGTTGGGAATTGTGCTGGTGCTGTCGGCAATTCTGATCGTGCAATTGCCAGGAAGAGGCAGCCAGGAATCGGTGGTGATCGACCCGATAGAGTGA